GCGGCTTTGGATAAAAAAGCCAGAGAGATTGGCTGGGAAATTCGGATGGCACCCTCGACTTACCGCACAGCGACAATTGGCGGATTTATTGCTGGGGGAAGTGGGGGTGTTGGCTCGATCCAATATGGGTTACTAAGCGATCGCGGTAATATCTTAGCACTGCGAGTAGTAACTGTAGAAGATGAACCCCGTGCGATCGAATTACACGGTGATGATGTACACAAGGTGAATCATGCTTGGGGAATTAACGGTATTATTACCGAAGTAGAAATCCCCTTGGGGCCAGCTTATCCTTGGGCAGAAGTTATTGTCACATTTGACGACTTTATGACAGCAGCAAAATTTGGTCAGGCCCTTGGTAATGCTGATGGCATGATTAAAAAGTTGATTTCTGTTTTTGCATCCCCAATACCCCAATACTTTCACGCCCTACAACAGTACATTCCTGAAGGGACTCACGCAGTATCTTTGATAATTGCTGAATCGAGTTTGGAATTTTTACCGGGTTTGGTGCAGCAATACGGCGGCCAAATTACTTATGAAAAACCAGCCGAGGAAGCAGCCAAAGGAACACATTTAATAGAATTTAGCTGGAACCACACTACCTTACACGCCCGGAGTGTAGATACTACAATTACCTACTTACAAAGTATGTTCCCTAGCGATTGCAGTTTGCAAGTGGTAGAGCAGTTTTATCATCACTTTGGTGATGAAGTGATGATGCATTTAGAATTTTTTCGCCTGAACGGTGCTGTAGTTATTGCTGGTTTGCAACTTGTTCGCTACACCACAGAAGAACGCCTCAATGAAATTATTCGCTATCACGAAGAACAAGGTGTAAGTATTGGCAATCCCCACACGTATATTATGGAAGACGGAGGCAGAAAAGTTATTGCTCCTGAACAGTTAAAATTTAAAGAAATAGTTGACCCATATCGGTTGATGAATCCTGGTAAAAGCAAGGTTATTCAATTACCAATTTAAAATTAGCAACCTACAGAAACACATACAGCAGACTTCAAGTTGGGTGTTATATACAAGCTAAGTCTCAAAGGTAAGAATAAAGCGGGTTTTAGTTCTGTTAGCGTAGCCGATTCTGACTCCTTAATTCTGCTGTCTCAGAACTTTCTCTTTATAATGAACACTGAAATAAACTCCAGAATACCTGTTGCGTTAACCATTGCTGGTTCAGATAGCGGTGGTGGTGCAGGAATTCAAGCTGATTTACGCACCTTTGCTTTTCACTGTGTCCACGGTACTAGCGCTATAACCTGCGTCACGGCACAAAACACTCTAGGAGTGAAAAGGGTCGATGCTATGGCAACAGAGGCTGTTGTGGCGCAAATTCAGGCAGTAGTTGAGGATATTGGCGTACAATCTGCCAAAACCGGGATGTTACTCAATCAAGAAATTATTTTTGCTGTTGCCCAGCAGGTAGAAGCTTTAGAAATCGAGAATCTAGTTGTTGATCCAGTAATGGTGTCACGTACAGGGGCACAATTGATTGATGATGATGCTGTGAAGACTCTATCTCATACCCTGATTCCCAAGGCGGTTATCATCACGCCGAATCGCTACGAGGCCCAGATTTTGAGTGAGTTAGAAATTAATTCCGTAGAGGATATGCAAGCTGCTGCCGAAATTATTCACAAGACTTTACGGACGAAGGCTGTTTTAGTCAAGGGCGGCGGTATGCAGGGAGATTTGCGTGGCGTTGATATCTGGTTTGATGGGAACAAGTTGGAAATTTTGACTTGTCAGCAAGTAGAGACAAAAAATACTCACGGTACTGGTTGTACACTATCAGCTGCGATCGCTGCTAATCTGGCTAAGGGAAATGACTTGTGGTCGTCAGTGCAACAGGCTAAGGAGTATGTGACTACTGCACTCACTCACGCCCTAGATATTGGCAAAGGGCAAGGCCCTGTAGGACACTTCTTCCCATTGTTACGAAATTAACCTCGTATTCAGTTATCAAGAGGACTGAGAACTTGGGCAGGGAGCAGAGGAGAAGAGTTTTCCCCTCTGCCCCCGCACCCCGCCCCTCTGCCTCTTTCCAATGCCTCAATAACAAATCTTTGCCCTTTCGGAATTTTTCTATTATTCTTGGGCATAGTTTCAGGGTTGACTATCTCTGTTAGCATCTCTGTACGATCTACTTACCTTGATTTTTAATACCAAGCCACCGATGCGAACAACCATAGGTTCTGTTCACAGAAATTCGTCAACACCGACTACTCAAGCCTACCCTCCCTCTGTACCACTATCTGTATACAGAGAATTGTCAGCAGAGTTGCAAGCAGCACAGGCAAGGCTAAATGCACTCACTACCCAAAATCAGCAACTAACACAAGAAAATCAGCTATTACGCCAAGAAATTATTAAAGTTGTTGATTCTTTTTCTT
The Nostoc punctiforme PCC 73102 genome window above contains:
- a CDS encoding FAD-binding oxidoreductase, encoding MTIKLDALINSLEGIETITDSAQVAKLSQDYHNFSPVLVPKLEGKVGDIVVRPANEAEVLKVAAACAKHRIPVTVRGAGTGNYGQCVPLHGGVILDMTRMQGIPWVKPGVARVEAGVKLAALDKKAREIGWEIRMAPSTYRTATIGGFIAGGSGGVGSIQYGLLSDRGNILALRVVTVEDEPRAIELHGDDVHKVNHAWGINGIITEVEIPLGPAYPWAEVIVTFDDFMTAAKFGQALGNADGMIKKLISVFASPIPQYFHALQQYIPEGTHAVSLIIAESSLEFLPGLVQQYGGQITYEKPAEEAAKGTHLIEFSWNHTTLHARSVDTTITYLQSMFPSDCSLQVVEQFYHHFGDEVMMHLEFFRLNGAVVIAGLQLVRYTTEERLNEIIRYHEEQGVSIGNPHTYIMEDGGRKVIAPEQLKFKEIVDPYRLMNPGKSKVIQLPI
- the thiD gene encoding bifunctional hydroxymethylpyrimidine kinase/phosphomethylpyrimidine kinase, translating into MNTEINSRIPVALTIAGSDSGGGAGIQADLRTFAFHCVHGTSAITCVTAQNTLGVKRVDAMATEAVVAQIQAVVEDIGVQSAKTGMLLNQEIIFAVAQQVEALEIENLVVDPVMVSRTGAQLIDDDAVKTLSHTLIPKAVIITPNRYEAQILSELEINSVEDMQAAAEIIHKTLRTKAVLVKGGGMQGDLRGVDIWFDGNKLEILTCQQVETKNTHGTGCTLSAAIAANLAKGNDLWSSVQQAKEYVTTALTHALDIGKGQGPVGHFFPLLRN